The genomic DNA AAATTCCGGTCCGGGTTGTCGGGCAGCACGATGTCGAGCAGGGTGACGGGGATGCCCGCGTTGGCGAGCTGCGCGGCGATGGCGGCACCCATCACGCCCGCGCCGATCACGGCGGCTTTCTGGATGCGGTACGGCTGATTCTTCATGCGACCTCCTGCGGCAGCCAAGGGCTAAAATCTTGAACTCGGTCCAAAGGTTAGGACGCCCCGTGACGTTTGTCCACCGGGCGGGGCACAAAGGGGCGGGATCAGCGGGCGGCGAGCCAGGACCGGGCGGCGGTCTCCAGCGCGGCGAAGGAGGGGAAGTCGACAGCCCGGGCGGCAGCGTCGGCATTCCCCGTTTCCGCGAACGCCTGGGCGAGATGCCACGGCCCTTCCTCGCCCCGAGTCCCGGCCAGGAACTCCACCACCCCGAGCCCCTGGCGGTAGGCGTTGTCCCAGCGGCCTTCGGGGACGGAGGGAAAGTCGGCCAGTTCGGCCAGGGATATCCAGCCGGAGCGGGCGTAGGCGTTCGCGCGGCTCTGCCACGCCTGCCAGCCGGGGGCGGACACGAAGGCGTGGGCCGCGAAGTTCGCCAGCCCCTCGTGCAGCCACCAGGGAATGCGCTTGTCCCGGCCCTCCCCCGCCGCCAACCCCACGGCGAGGTGGGTGAATTCGTGGGTCAGCAGACGCAGGGTCTCGCTCTCGACCTCCCCGGGAGAGCCACCCGGCATCACGAGCTTGATCGCCTCGCCCGGCTCGTTCCAACCCGCGACGGGGGGCAGGGAAAGATACACGCTGGCGCTCAGGCGTGGAGCATCCGGGTAGACCTTGACCACGGCGTCCCCGGGAACGGTCAGGCCCAGCACGCTCTTCACCTCCTGGGCCGCGCGGGTCAGGAGGGGGGCGAGGGGCCCCGCACGCTCCGGCAAACCCGGCACCTTCAGGGCGAGCAAGGTGCCCGTCCCCGTCTTGATCGGCTCGAACGCTTCCCCCGCGTAGCGCCACACTTCTCCCACGCGCACGAGTTGTACCGGCAGCGTGACCCGGCTCGTCCGCCCCGGCACGCGCGTCCATGCGAGGGTGAGGTCGGCCTCGGCCCGGGAGCCCTGCTGCCGAAGGTCGCTGAAGGTGTAGGTCACGTCCCTGGGCGGCTTACGGGTAAGGTCCGCCGCGAAGTTGGCGCCCTCGACAGCGAAGGTCCCATCTGGAGCGAGCAGATTCCGATAGGCCGAAACGTTCCCCGCCCGCGCTGCTTTCTGGAGCGCCGTCGCCAACTCCTGCGGGGTCCGTTGGGCGAGGGCGGCGGGGCACAGCAGCGTGAGGCCCACGAGCAGGGCGGACCGAAGTGTCATGCTCCAGCTTAGGGCGGGGGTGGGAAGTCAGATCGTGCCTCCGATCTGGACGCAGGACGCGGGCCTCCTGTCCGTCCTCCCCAGGATCAGCTCGAACTCCGGGTCACGGGCGACCTTCGTCCGCAGCCCCACTCGCTCATGGCTAGACAGGAGGGCCTTTTAGATCGCCTTTACGAAGTGAGCAAGTTGCTGGAGAGGAGTACAGTAGGGACAAACCCCTCAGCTTTTCTCTGTTCTCCTGCTCCCCCACAGCCGGAAGTAGACCCGGTTGGAGCGAAACGCCCTCCGTCCAGGTGGGCGTTTCTTGTGGTGGGTTAGATGAAGCCCTTCACGATGTACACCACCACCAGCCCTCCCAGTGCCGCGAGCGCCGCAATGCTGAGACGGCGGTCCCGGTTCCATGCCGCGGCGGCGGCCCACACGGCAGCCAGAACGGGCACCAGCCCCACCCACGAGACGCCGACGACGGCGAGGCCAGGAAACAGCACGCCGAGCGCGAGGAGCACCACGCCCACCCAAAAGCCCGCGGGATAGAGCCAGGCGGGAAGGCCCGCGAGTTCGGTGTTTTTCGGTCGCTCGGGAGTCATCCGTGCCCCCAGTATTTCCAGAGAAGTTGCCCCGCGGTGAAGATCAGGAGCAGGCTGAAAAACAGCTTGAGCTGCGCGGCGGGAATCCGGCTTTGCAGACCGGCCCCGGCCCGCGCCCCCACGAGGACACCGAGGGCGACTCCCGCCGCCAGCCGCACGTCGAGCAGGCCGCCCGCCTGGTACACCAGCGCGTTCCCTACAGCGGTCAGGCCCATGATGAAGGTACTCGTGGCGATGGCCTGCCGGATGGGCACGCCCGCGAGCAGGTTCAGGACGGGCACCTGCACCGTCCCGCCCCCGATGCCCAGCAGGCCGCTCATGATGCCCGCCAAGGTCATCGCCGGGGGGACGAGGCGGCTCGGAGCGCGCTCGACCTCCACCCGTTTCAGGCCGCGCAGCAGGTTGTAGGCGGAGTACAGCAGCAGCAGGGCGAACACGGTCGCCACCGCCCGCGCGGGGAGGACCAACCCCAGGAAAGAGCCGATCGCGCCGCCCAGGATGGTGTACGGCGAGAGCAGGTAGCCCGTCCTGGCCCGCACCAGCCCCTGTTGCAGGTAGCTCGCCGCCCCGCTCAGCCCCACCGCCAGCACCCCGATCTGCGACACGGCAACCGCCTGCTGGATGGTGATGGGGTGTCCGAAGTGCGGCAGCACGAACTCCAGCGCGGGCACCACGACCACGCCGCCGCCCAGCCCCAGGATCGCGCCCAGCACCCCGGCGAGCAGGCCCACGCCGATCACGGCGAGCATCAAGAGAGGATCACGGGAGGGAGGCTAACACGGGCGAGGGGCGCGGGAAACCAGGCCTTTCTTCAGCAACGCGGGCGGGCCACAGTGCGAGGCTGTGACCCGCCCTGTGCGTTCCTTACAGGATGCGCCGCGTCACGAGTTCCGAAACGCCCAGGCTCCCCAGCAGCACCAGCCCGGCGAGCGCCGCGAGGAAGCCCGAGACCTCGCGCGCCTGAACGGTCCAGCCCAGTGAGCGGCCCAACTCGCGGTAGATCGAGCTGAGCTGGGAGGCCGAGCGCGCCTCGGAGTAGTGGCCCCCGGTGGCGGTGGCGATGCTCTTGAGGGTCTCGGCGTCGAAGCCGCCCTGAAAGCTGTTCCAGCGGTTGCTCCGCAAATCGCCGCCCACCGTACCCAGCCCCACGGTGTAGACCTTGACCCCGAGCTTCTTGGCCTGGGCCGCCACCTCCAGTGGGTCGCTGCCGGTGTTGTTGCGCCCGTCGGAGAGGAGCACGATGGCTGCCGGGGGCCGGTCCTGGGCGGTTGCCGCCGCCTTGGCGTCCCGACCCGGCAGGGCCTGGAGCGCCGTCAGAAGCCCGTCCCCGATGGCGGTGCGGGGAGCCACGCTCAGGTTGTCGATGGCCGCGAAGACCCGGTCGTGGCGGGAGGTGGGCGGGGTGTGGAGCACGGCGTCTCCCGCGAAGGAGACCAGGCCGACCCGCGCGCCCTGCGGCAGCGCCCGGATGAAGCGCCGGGCGGCCTCCTGCGCGGCGATGAAGCGGCTGGGCTCGATGTCCTGCACCTCCATGGAGCGCGACACGTCGATGGCGAGCATGATGGAGGTGCGGTTGTCGGGCAGCGGCAGCGGCGCGGTGGGCCGGGCCAGGGCGAACAGCGTCAGGGTCAGTGCCCCCAGGTACAGCAGCGCGGGCAGGTGGCGCCGCAGCGGTCGGGGACGGCCCGACGCCTGCGCGAGCAGCCGCAGGTCCGGGTGCAGCGCGGCCGCCTGGGCGGGCCTGACCAGCCCCCGCAGGTACACCCACACGAACAGGGGCAGCAGCACCAGCGCGGCCAGCGCCCAGGGCCAGAGAAAGGTCATGGGGACACCTCCAGGGAGGGAAGCGGGGTGGCAGTCACGGCACCCTCCGCTGCCAAGCCAGCGCCAGCCCGCCCCCCAGCAGCAGCAGCGCGGCGGCGAGGCCCGCGAGCGGGGCGGCGAGGCCCAGATCTCCCGGCGACCAGCGCACCGCCGTGCCCAGGTCGCGGTACAGCTCGCGCAGCCGCTCGGGCTCAGGCGGGGAGAGGAATTGTCCGCCGGTCAGGTCGGCGAGTCGGGACAACTCGCGGGTGTCGAACGGAACGAAGACGAGCTGCCCCTGTACCTGGCTGACTGCCCCGCCCTCCTGCCCGATGGCGACCGCGTACAGCTTGACCCGCTGGTCCGAGGCGAAGCGCGCGGCGATCAGGGGATTGGCTCCCCGGTTCGAGATGCCGTCCGAGAGGAGCAGGATCGCCCCCGGCGGAAGTGTGTCCGGGTCCACCGGAGCCGCGCCTGGCGTGGCCCCCGCCTGGGGCGGCAGTTCGAGCAGCTCGCGGGGCGGCACCGCCTTCTCGCGTCCCGGCAGCGCCCGCACGCCGCTCACCATTGCCCCCGCAAAGGAGGTGGCCTGGGCGGGCTTGACCCGGTTCAGCGCGTCAAGCACCTCCTGGCGGTCGGTGGTGGGCGGCACGAGGACCGAGGCGCGGTCGGAGAAGGTCAGAAACCCGATGCGGGTGGTGGCGGGGGCCAGCCGCAGGAACTCGCGGGCCACCTCGCGGGCCGCCTCCAGCCGGGTGGGTTTCACGTCGTCAGCAAGCATGGAGCGCGAGGCGTCGAGGGCAATCATCACCGAGGCCTGGTTGGTGGGCAACCGCAGGGTGGCGACGGGTTGGGCGGCAGCGAGCAGCAGCAGGCTGAGCGCGCCGAGTTGCAGGGCCAGCGGCCACCGGGAACGCCCCCTCGCCCCGCCGCGCAGCACCGAACCCAGCAGGTGCGTGTCGGCGTATGCCGTCGCTCGCCGCTCCCGGCGCCGCGCGGCCCGCCACAACCCCCACGCCGCGAGCGGCAGCAGGAGCAGCAGCCACAGCAGGGCCGGATAGGTGAAGGTCATGTTCGCCTCCCCCGCCTCGCGGCCGTGAAGCGCAGCAGGGGACCGACCGGGTCACGCTCGGTCCCCAGGTCGAGCAGGTCCACCTGCACCGAGGTCAGCGCCCGCCGCAGCGCCCGGTCACGCTCCTCCACCAACCTGGCGTGGGCCGCGCGCACCCCCGGGTCGGAGGTGTCGAGCCACAGCTCGCCCCCTGTCTCCGGGTCGCGCAGCCGCAGGCCACCCACGTCGGGCAGCACCCGCTCGGCCGGGTCCGAGACGCGCACCGCGACCACGTCGTGCCGCTGCGCCAGCCGCCCCATGGCGGTCGTCCAACTCCCCGGCCCGCGTGAGGCTTCTTCCAGAAAGTCCGACACCACGAACACCAGCGACCGCCGCCGCAGGGTGCGCTCGACCGCCGTCAGGGCTTCGGCGAGGTCGGTGGCTCGGTGGTTCTCTGGTCCACCCGGCGTCTCGCGTGACAGCAGGTTGAGGACCGCCAGCGCCTGCGCCCGCCCGCCCCTCGGCGGGGTGAAGCCCGCCCGGGGACCGAAGGTGATCGCTCCGACCTTGTCCCCGTGCCGCGCGATGACGAGGGCGGCCAGCCCCGCGAACTCCTTTGCCAGGTCCCGCTTGAGGACCCGCCGGGTGCCGAAGTCCATCGAGGCCGAGGTGTCGATCACCAGCCAGGCGGTCAGCTCGCGCTCCTCGCGGTACTGGCGCACGTGTAGGCGGCCACTTCTGGCGGTCACGTTCCAGTCGATGCGCCGCACCTCGTCGCCGGGCTGGTACTCGCGGACCTCGGCCAGATCCAGGCTGGGGCCGTAGAAGAGGCCGCGGTAGTCGCCGAACAGCACCCCGTCCAACCGCCGCACCACCCCGAACTCCAGCCGCCGCAGGAGCTGGGCGGGCCGCTCGGTCGGGGGGCGGACCGGGGCGGGGGCCGGGGGCGGAACGGTGACTCTCTGCCGTCGTCTAAGCAGGCTCATCGCGGGTCACGACCGGCGGGGCGGCGCCGTGCGGGTCGCCCAGGTGAACGCGCGGGAGCGGCACGGCGGCGATCAGGCGCCCGACCAGCTCCTCCAGCCGCACCTCCTCGGCCAGCCCCTCGTACGAGAGCATGATGCGGTGGCGCAGCACCTCGGGGGCGAGGTCGCGCACGTCCTCCGGCAGGGCATACTCGCGCCCCCGCACGATGGCGAGCGCCTTGGCTCCCAGGATCAGGTTCACGCTGGCGCGCGGGCTGGCCCCGTAGACGACCGAACGTTTCAACTCGGGGAGTCCCACCGCCGCCGGGTCACGGGTCGCGCGGGCCAGCGTCACCGCGTATTCCGTGACCGAGGGGTGGACATAGACCTGATCGGCCATCCGCTGCATCTCGCGCAGTTCCTCGGAGGAGAGCTGCACGGTGATGGGCTCGAACTTGTGCGACACCCGCTCGACGACCGTCATCTCCTCGTGGAAGCCGGGGTAGCTCACGATGACCTTGAACATGAAGCGGTCCACCTGCGCCTCGGGCAGGAAGTAGGTACCTTCCGACTCGATGGGGTTTTGCGTGGCGAGCACCAGGAAGGGGTCGGGCAGCGGGAAGGTCTGCGACCCGATGGTGACCTGGCGCTCCTGCATGGCCTCCAGCAGCGCGGACTGAATCTTGGCGGGCGCGCGGTTGATCTCGTCGGCCAGGATCAGGTTGGCGACCACCGGGCCGAGTTCGACCTCGAAGGCGCCCGTCTTCTGGTTGTAGATGCGGGTGCCGATCAGGTCGGCGGGCACCAGGTCCGGCGTGAACTGGATACGCCGGAAGGACGCGCCGATGGCCTGCGCGGTGGTGTGGATCGCCAGCGTCTTGGCGAGGCCAGGCACGCCCTCCACGAGGACGTGCCCGCGGGCGAGCAGGGCGACGAGCAGACGCTCCAGCAGCAAATCCTGCCCGACGATGACCTTTTTGACCTCGAACAGCAGCGTCCGCAGCCGCGCGGCGGCGTCGATCACGGCCTGGGGCTGGAGCGGGGTGAGGGGGGCAGCGCCGGTCATCAGACCCTCAGATCCGGCTGAGACGGGGCGGGCTGGTCCGGCTGCGGGAGGGGCTGGTTGAAGGGCTGCAGCGGGAGCAGCTCGTTGTCGCCGCCCGGCTGGCCCTGCCCGGGCTCCTGGCCGGGAAGCGGCACCCCGGGCTGGAGGCGGTACATCTGCCCGTCCTTGAACATCAGCACGTTGCACTCTCCTTGTCCCGGCGCCTGACCGGGTTGCTGGGGACCAGGGCTCTGGCCCTGCTCGGTTCCGTTGTTGGGGCCGGGGACGAGCGGGATCAGCTCGCGTGGGTCGTCCGGTGCCTGACCCTGGACCGACTGAACCGGAATGGGGCGCAGCAGCGCCGCGGGGGTGGGGGCACTCCCGGTGGGAGCAGGCGCGCTCTGGCGGCCCGCCACGAAGCCCACCGCGAGCCCGCCGAACGCCAGCAGGGCGAGCAGGGGGTTCATGTGGGCACCCGGGGAAGAGAGAAAAGCGCTCGGAACCGACGTTCTGAAGCGGTCACGCCAACCTCCTGAGGGGTGGGGAAAAGGGCGTACCCCACTCTAGGCTTTTCTTCTGGGAAGACCTTGAGCTGGCGCACAGATTGGGGAGCGCACGAGCGGCGGGGCAAGGGGGGCCGGGCGCAAAGACGAACACCCGGCCTGAACCGGGTGTCATTCTCGTCTTGGTTGGTGGAGGCTAAGAGATTCGAACTCTTGACCCTCCGCTTGCAAAGCGGATGCTCTCCCGCTGAGCTAAGCCCCCTCAGCGGCGCTCAGGCTAGCAGGTGCGGCCCGGGGAGGCAAGGCTTAGGCCAACACGCGGGCCGCGCTTGCCGGGCCTGCCCCGCTAGCATGTCCCCCATGTTCCGCCGCCGCCCTCCCCTGCCCGCCTTTCCGCCTGGTGCCCTGCTCGTCGGCGGCGCGGCCCGCGACTGGCTGCGGGGAATTCAGCCCAAAGACTTCGACTGGGCGGTGCCTGACCCGGAGGCGGCGGCGCGCCAGGTGGCCGCGCGGGAGGGGGGAAGCGCGTTCCCCCTCGACGAGGACCGCGGCTACTGGAGGGTTCATCTGCCGGAGGGGGTGCAGCACGATTTCGTGCCCCTGCCGGACGACGTGACGGCCGACCTCCTGCGGCGCGACTTCACGGTGAACGCCCTGGCGCTGACGGCGAACCGTCAGGTTCTCGACCCCACGGGCGGACGCGCAGACCTGCGCTCCCGGCGGCTGCGGATGGTCTCGGAGGCGAACCTGCGGGACGACCCCCTGCGGGCGTGGCGGGCCGCCCGTTTCGAGGTCACGCTAGGCTTTCGGCTGGAAGCGGCGACGGAGGCGGCGGTGCGGCGGGTCGCGGCCGACCTGGCGGCAGGCACCCTCCCCATGCCCGCGCCCGAGCGGGTACGTGACGAGCTGCACGCGCTGCTGGGTCATCAGGACGCGGCCCGGGGCATCTGGCGGCTGGAGGAGCTGGGCCTGCTCGCCCTCACCCTCCCCGAGTTGCGGGAGGGCATCGGGATCGTTCAGGGCGGCTTTCACCACCTCGACGTGTTCGGGCACGGGGTGGAGGCGCTGCACCAGCTCCTGGCCCGCTTTCCTCACGCCGACCTGCCGCTGCGCTGGGCCACCCTGCTGCACGACGTGGGCAAGCCGCGCGCCCAGGGCGTGAACCCGAAGTCGGGGCGCATCACCTTCTACGAACACGACAGGATCGGCGCCGCGCTGACGAAGGGCATCCTGACGCGCCTGCGCCTTCCCTCGTCGGAGGTGGAGCGGGCCGCCGCGCTCGTCCGCGCCCATATGGTGCCCCTCCCGGCGGGGGAGCGGGAGGCCCGGCGCTTCGTCCACCGCCGCCGCGAGCTGCTGCCCGATCTGCTGCGCCTGATGCTCGCCGACCGCGAGGCCGCGCGGGGGCCGCAGAGCCACCCCGCCATCCGGCACGCCTACGCTGCGGCGATGGACTGGGTGCTGGCCGCGCTAGAGGAACAGCCCGCCGCCCCCCGCCCCCTGCTCACGGGTGAGGACGTGATGGCGCTGCTGGGCATTCCCCCCGGTCCCGCCGTAGGGGAGGCGCTGCGGGCCGTGGCGGAGGCGCAAGCACTCGGCGAGGTGCGGACGGCGGAGGAGGCCCAGGCCCTGTTGCTCGGGCGGGGGGACACGGCTTCTTCCAGCAGGACACCGCCCTTTTGATTTTCTTGTAGCGGTCGCCCGGCTATCCTGGCCGTCCATGTCGCCCTCCGACCAGCCGCACCCCATCACGCCCGAATGGGTCAAGGACGCCGTCTTCTACCAGATCTTCCCCGACCGCTTCGCCCGCAGCGGGCGCGTGACGGGCCTGAACCTCCAGTCCTGGGGCAGCCCGCCGCAGGTTCATGGGTACATGGGCGGCGACCTGTGGGGGGTGATCGAGCGGCTGGACCACATTGCGGCGCTCGGGGTGAACGCGATCTACTTCTGCCCAGTGTTCCAGTCGGCCTCCAACCACCGCTACCACACCCACGACTATTACCAGGTGGACCCCATGCTGGGCGGGAACGAGGCGCTGCGGGCGCTGATCGACGCGGCGCACGCGCGGGGCATCCGCATCGTGCTCGACGGTGTGTTCAACCACGCCAGCCGCGGCTTTTTCCAGTTCAACGACCTGCTGGAACAGGGCGAGGCGAGCGCGTACCGCGACTGGTTCCACGTCTCGGGCTGGCCTCTGCACGCCTACGACGACGCAGGGCCCGCGAACTACCACGCCTGGTGGGGGATCCGCGCGCTGCCCAAGTTCAACACGTCCACCCCCGCCGTGCGCGAGTTCCTGTGGGACGTGGGCGAATACTGGATGCGCTTCGGCATCGACGGCTGGCGGCTCGACGTGCCCAACGAGATCGACGACGACGAGTTCTGGCGCGAGTTCCGACGCCGGGTCAAGGCCGTCAATCCCGACGCCTACATCGTGGGGGAGCTCTGGGGCGACGCGCACCGCTGGCTGGCGGGGGACCAGTTCGACGCGGTGATGAACTACCACTTCACCCGGCCCTGCCTGGCCTTTTTCGGGGCGCGCACCCTCCAGCAGGCCGCGAACGAGTACAGCGGCCTGGGCCATATCGAGCCGCTGGACGCCGCCGCCTTCGCCCGACGGATGGAGGAGGTCACGCGGCTGTACCACCCCGAGATCGTCCGGGCACAGCTCAACCTCCTCGACTCGCACGACACGGCCCGCTTCCTGACGGCGGCGGGGGGCGACGCGACGGCCTTTCGCCTCGCCTCCATCTTCCAGATGACCTACGTGGGGGCGCCCTGCATCTATTACGGCGACGAGGTGGGCCTGCCGGGCGGCCACGACCCGGACTGCCGCCGCGCCTTCCCCTGGTTTGATCCGGCGAGCTGGGATTGCGAGACGCTGGGCTTGCTACAAAAGCTGACGGCGGCCCGCCACGCCACCCCCGCCCTGCGCCGCGGGGAGTTCCACATCACCCACGCCGGGGGGGACGAACTGGTGTACGTGCGCGAACACGCGGAGGGGAACGCCCACGTGGCGCTGAATGCGGGCCGCACCCCAGCCGAGCTGCCCCTCGCGCGGGTCCAGCCCGGACGTTACTGCGACGCCCTGACCGGCCTCCACGTCGAGCTGGCCGAGGGGACACGGGTGGAGGTTCCGGCCCGGGGCGCGCTGATCCTCATTCCGGCCTGAGCGTGGCAAAGAGGAGGGGCGGGGAGACCTTGGCATCTCCCCGCCCCTCGCGCCTGCAAAAGGCACCTACCCCTTCACCCCGCCGCTCGTCACACCCTGGATGTAGTAGCGCATCAGGAAGGCGAAAAGCACCAGCAGCGGCACCGCCGAGAGCACGTAGGAGGCCATCAGGGCGCCG from Deinococcus apachensis DSM 19763 includes the following:
- a CDS encoding sulfite exporter TauE/SafE family protein; its protein translation is MLAVIGVGLLAGVLGAILGLGGGVVVVPALEFVLPHFGHPITIQQAVAVSQIGVLAVGLSGAASYLQQGLVRARTGYLLSPYTILGGAIGSFLGLVLPARAVATVFALLLLYSAYNLLRGLKRVEVERAPSRLVPPAMTLAGIMSGLLGIGGGTVQVPVLNLLAGVPIRQAIATSTFIMGLTAVGNALVYQAGGLLDVRLAAGVALGVLVGARAGAGLQSRIPAAQLKLFFSLLLIFTAGQLLWKYWGHG
- a CDS encoding VWA domain-containing protein, which encodes MTFLWPWALAALVLLPLFVWVYLRGLVRPAQAAALHPDLRLLAQASGRPRPLRRHLPALLYLGALTLTLFALARPTAPLPLPDNRTSIMLAIDVSRSMEVQDIEPSRFIAAQEAARRFIRALPQGARVGLVSFAGDAVLHTPPTSRHDRVFAAIDNLSVAPRTAIGDGLLTALQALPGRDAKAAATAQDRPPAAIVLLSDGRNNTGSDPLEVAAQAKKLGVKVYTVGLGTVGGDLRSNRWNSFQGGFDAETLKSIATATGGHYSEARSASQLSSIYRELGRSLGWTVQAREVSGFLAALAGLVLLGSLGVSELVTRRIL
- a CDS encoding VWA domain-containing protein → MTFTYPALLWLLLLLPLAAWGLWRAARRRERRATAYADTHLLGSVLRGGARGRSRWPLALQLGALSLLLLAAAQPVATLRLPTNQASVMIALDASRSMLADDVKPTRLEAAREVAREFLRLAPATTRIGFLTFSDRASVLVPPTTDRQEVLDALNRVKPAQATSFAGAMVSGVRALPGREKAVPPRELLELPPQAGATPGAAPVDPDTLPPGAILLLSDGISNRGANPLIAARFASDQRVKLYAVAIGQEGGAVSQVQGQLVFVPFDTRELSRLADLTGGQFLSPPEPERLRELYRDLGTAVRWSPGDLGLAAPLAGLAAALLLLGGGLALAWQRRVP
- a CDS encoding DUF58 domain-containing protein, with the translated sequence MSLLRRRQRVTVPPPAPAPVRPPTERPAQLLRRLEFGVVRRLDGVLFGDYRGLFYGPSLDLAEVREYQPGDEVRRIDWNVTARSGRLHVRQYREERELTAWLVIDTSASMDFGTRRVLKRDLAKEFAGLAALVIARHGDKVGAITFGPRAGFTPPRGGRAQALAVLNLLSRETPGGPENHRATDLAEALTAVERTLRRRSLVFVVSDFLEEASRGPGSWTTAMGRLAQRHDVVAVRVSDPAERVLPDVGGLRLRDPETGGELWLDTSDPGVRAAHARLVEERDRALRRALTSVQVDLLDLGTERDPVGPLLRFTAARRGRRT
- a CDS encoding AAA family ATPase translates to MTGAAPLTPLQPQAVIDAAARLRTLLFEVKKVIVGQDLLLERLLVALLARGHVLVEGVPGLAKTLAIHTTAQAIGASFRRIQFTPDLVPADLIGTRIYNQKTGAFEVELGPVVANLILADEINRAPAKIQSALLEAMQERQVTIGSQTFPLPDPFLVLATQNPIESEGTYFLPEAQVDRFMFKVIVSYPGFHEEMTVVERVSHKFEPITVQLSSEELREMQRMADQVYVHPSVTEYAVTLARATRDPAAVGLPELKRSVVYGASPRASVNLILGAKALAIVRGREYALPEDVRDLAPEVLRHRIMLSYEGLAEEVRLEELVGRLIAAVPLPRVHLGDPHGAAPPVVTRDEPA
- a CDS encoding CCA tRNA nucleotidyltransferase — translated: MFRRRPPLPAFPPGALLVGGAARDWLRGIQPKDFDWAVPDPEAAARQVAAREGGSAFPLDEDRGYWRVHLPEGVQHDFVPLPDDVTADLLRRDFTVNALALTANRQVLDPTGGRADLRSRRLRMVSEANLRDDPLRAWRAARFEVTLGFRLEAATEAAVRRVAADLAAGTLPMPAPERVRDELHALLGHQDAARGIWRLEELGLLALTLPELREGIGIVQGGFHHLDVFGHGVEALHQLLARFPHADLPLRWATLLHDVGKPRAQGVNPKSGRITFYEHDRIGAALTKGILTRLRLPSSEVERAAALVRAHMVPLPAGEREARRFVHRRRELLPDLLRLMLADREAARGPQSHPAIRHAYAAAMDWVLAALEEQPAAPRPLLTGEDVMALLGIPPGPAVGEALRAVAEAQALGEVRTAEEAQALLLGRGDTASSSRTPPF
- a CDS encoding glycoside hydrolase family 13 protein, which encodes MSPSDQPHPITPEWVKDAVFYQIFPDRFARSGRVTGLNLQSWGSPPQVHGYMGGDLWGVIERLDHIAALGVNAIYFCPVFQSASNHRYHTHDYYQVDPMLGGNEALRALIDAAHARGIRIVLDGVFNHASRGFFQFNDLLEQGEASAYRDWFHVSGWPLHAYDDAGPANYHAWWGIRALPKFNTSTPAVREFLWDVGEYWMRFGIDGWRLDVPNEIDDDEFWREFRRRVKAVNPDAYIVGELWGDAHRWLAGDQFDAVMNYHFTRPCLAFFGARTLQQAANEYSGLGHIEPLDAAAFARRMEEVTRLYHPEIVRAQLNLLDSHDTARFLTAAGGDATAFRLASIFQMTYVGAPCIYYGDEVGLPGGHDPDCRRAFPWFDPASWDCETLGLLQKLTAARHATPALRRGEFHITHAGGDELVYVREHAEGNAHVALNAGRTPAELPLARVQPGRYCDALTGLHVELAEGTRVEVPARGALILIPA